The following coding sequences are from one Microtus ochrogaster isolate Prairie Vole_2 chromosome 14 unlocalized genomic scaffold, MicOch1.0 chr14_random_1, whole genome shotgun sequence window:
- the Chrm4 gene encoding muscarinic acetylcholine receptor M4 gives MANFTPGNGSSANQSVRLVTATHNHLETVEMVFIATVTGSLSLVTVVGNILVMLSIKVNRQLQTVNNYFLFSLACADLIIGAFSMNLYTVYIIKGYWPLGAVVCDLWLALDYVVSNASVMNLLIISFDRYFCVTKPLTYPARRTTKMAGLMIAAAWVLSFVLWAPAILFWQFVVGKRTVPDNQCFIQFLSNPAVTFGTAIAAFYLPVVIMTVLYIHISLASRSRVHKHRPEGPKEKKAKTLAFLKSPLMKPSIKKPPPGGASREELRNGKLEEAPPPALPPPPRPVTDKDTSNESSSGSATQNTKERPPTELSTTEATTPALPAPTLQPRTLNPASKWSKIQIVTKQTGNECVTAIEIVPATPAGMRPAANVARKFASIARNQVRKKRQMAARERKVTRTIFAILLAFILTWTPYNVMVLVNTFCQSCIPERVWSIGYWLCYVNSTINPACYALCNATFKKTFRHLLLCQYRNIGTAR, from the coding sequence ATGGCGAACTTCACACCTGGCAATGGCAGCTCAGCCAATCAGTCTGTGCGCCTGGTCACAGCCACCCATAACCACCTGGAGACAGTGGAGATGGTGTTCATCGCCACAGTGACAGGCTCACTGAGCCTGGTGACTGTTGTGGGTAACATCCTGGTGATGCTGTCCATCAAAGTCAACAGGCAGCTGCAGACAGTCAACAACTACTTCCTGTTCAGCCTGGCATGCGCGGATCTCATCATAGGTGCGTTCTCCATGAATCTCTACACCGTGTACATCATCAAGGGCTACTGGCCCCTGGGCGCGGTGGTCTGTGACCTGTGGCTGGCCCTGGACTATGTAGTGAGCAATGCCTCCGTCATGAACCTTCTCATCATCAGCTTTGACCGCTACTTCTGCGTCACCAAACCCCTTACCTACCCTGCCCGCCGCACTACTAAAATGGCAGGCCTCATGATTGCGGCTGCCTGGGTCCTGTCCTTTGTGCTCTGGGCCCCCGCCATCTTGTTCTGGCAGTTTGTGGTGGGCAAGAGGACAGTGCCTGATAACCAGTGTTTCATCCAGTTCTTATCCAACCCGGCAGTGACCTTCGGCACAGCCATTGCTGCCTTCTATCTGCCCGTGGTCATCATGACGGTGCTGTACATTCACATCTCACTCGCAAGTCGTAGTCGAGTTCACAAGCATCGACCTGAGGGCCCCAAGGAGAAGAAGGCCAAGACTCTGGCTTTCCTCAAGAGCCCCCTGATGAAGCCGAGTATCAAGAAACCTCCACCAGGGGGCGCTTCTCGAGAGGAACTGCGCAACGGGAAGCTAGAAGAGGCCCCTCCGCCAGCCCTGCCCCCGCCTCCACGCCCGGTGACCGACAAGGACACTTCCAATGAGTCGAGCTCTGGCAGTGCCACCCAGAACACCAAGGAACGGCCACCCACAGAGCTGTCCACCACAGAGGCCACCACACCAGCCCTGCCCGCCCCTACCCTGCAGCCACGAACCCTCAACCCAGCCTCTAAATGGTCCAAGATTCAGATTGTAACCAAGCAGACAGGCAATGAGTGTGTGACAGCCATTGAGATTGTACCGGCCACTCCAGCTGGCATGCGCCCAGCAGCTAATGTGGCCCGAAAGTTCGCCAGCATTGCTCGCAACCAGGTGCGGAAGAAGCGACAGATGGCGGCCCGCGAGCGCAAAGTGACTCGGACCATCTTTGCCATCCTGCTGGCCTTCATCCTCACCTGGACACCCTACAATGTCATGGTCCTGGTGAACACCTTTTGCCAGAGCTGTATCCCTGAGAGGGTGTGGTCCATTGGCTACTGGCTCTGCTACGTCAACAGCACCATCAACCCTGCCTGCTATGCACTTTGCAATGCCACTTTCAAAAAGACCTTCCGGCACCTCCTGCTATGCCAGTATCGGAACATCGGCACGGCCAGGTAG